CGCCGACCGAGAACAGGATGATCGAGACGATGAACGCGTAGACGTAGCGGACCCGGCCGTAGCCGAACGGGTGCTCCTCGTCCGCGACGCGCTTGGCGCGCTTGCCGCCGATGAGCAGCAGCACCTGGTTGCCGGAGTCGGCGAGCGAGTGCACGCCCTCCGCGAGCATCGAGGAGGATCCGGAGAAGAACGCCGCGACGAACTTCGTGATCGCGATGCCGACGTTGGCGATGAGCGCGGCGAAGATCGCCTTGCTGCCGTGGGATGCGCTCAAGGCGGGACCTCCTCGACCGGCGAGACGGCTCGGGCCGTCCGGGCGCGGATGCCCCGGTCGATTCAGCCTAGCCACGCGGGCGCCCCGGCTGACGCCCGGGCGATCCCTAGGATCGGGGCATGCCAGACACCGCCGCCCGCCCCGCCGCTCCCGCCACCGACGCCGCCCGGGGGACCGGACCCGTGCGCCTCCCGTCGCTCGCGATGCTCGGTACCGGATCCATGAACGGCGCCATCCTCGGCGGCCTGCTCCAGCCGGGCGTCGAGGTCGACGGCGACGTGCGGGTCACCACGCGCTCCGCCGCCAGCGCCGCCGCGCTCGCCGAGCGGGACGGCGTCGCCGCGTCGAGCGTCGAGGAGGACCCCGACGCGAACCGCCGGGCGGTCCGCGGTGCGCGCGTCGTCGTCGTGGGCGTGAAGCCGCACATGGTGCCGGACCTCCTGCGCGAGATCGCGGACGACCTGGAGCCCGGTGCCCTCGTGGTCAGCGTGGCGGCGGGCGTGACCATCGCGACCTTCGAGTCGCTGCTGCCCGAGCACGTGGCCGTGCTCCGCTCGATGCCGAACACGCCGTCGCTCGTCGGCCGCGGCGTCACGGGGCTGGCCGCCGGCACCCGCTCGACGCCGGAGGACCTCGCGCTCGCCCGCGCGGTGTTCGCGACGGTCGGCGACGTGGTGGAGGTGCCCGAGGACCGCATCGACGCGCTCAGCACGATCTCCGGATCCGGCCCCGCCTACGTCTTCCTGCTC
This is a stretch of genomic DNA from Clavibacter zhangzhiyongii. It encodes these proteins:
- the proC gene encoding pyrroline-5-carboxylate reductase; protein product: MPDTAARPAAPATDAARGTGPVRLPSLAMLGTGSMNGAILGGLLQPGVEVDGDVRVTTRSAASAAALAERDGVAASSVEEDPDANRRAVRGARVVVVGVKPHMVPDLLREIADDLEPGALVVSVAAGVTIATFESLLPEHVAVLRSMPNTPSLVGRGVTGLAAGTRSTPEDLALARAVFATVGDVVEVPEDRIDALSTISGSGPAYVFLLIEELTRTAEAKGFSPDEARVLVQGTFRGAVELLAASDDEPAELRRRVTSPKGTTERAVEVLQAADLSGLFDRATDAALARARELAAG